One window of the Camelina sativa cultivar DH55 chromosome 1, Cs, whole genome shotgun sequence genome contains the following:
- the LOC104791364 gene encoding protein NLP1 — MEDDGGGDGGEGNGGFSPNSSFGAFPDAAMDLDFMDELLFDGCWLQTTDSKNLNQAEQSGSASTAMNDNSTFLCFGENPSQDNEETENNESMNQESFNQAEKFLLEEAELGKGWWIAPRASEGPSSSVKERLLQAISGLNETVQDKDFLVQIWVPVQQEGKSFLTTWAQPHLFNQEYSSLAEYRHVSETYNFPADEGMNDYVGLPGRVFLQKLPEWTPDVRFFRRDEYPRIKEARKCDVRGSLALPVFERGSGICLGVVEIVTTTQKMNYRQELEKMCKALEAVDLRSSSNLNTPSSEFLQVYSDFYCAALPEIKDFLATVCRSYDLPLALSWAPCAPQGKRGSRHSDENFSQCVSTTDSACSVPDEQSKSFWEACSEHHLLQGEGIVGKAFKATKLFFVPEVTTFSKTNYPLAHHAKISGLHAALAVPLKSKSGLVEFVLEFFFPKACLNTEAQQEMLRSLSVTLQQDFRSSNLVIDKDLELEVVLPVRETMLFSENPVSGAETAETLTGIQMQESSWISHMIKANEKGKDVSLSWEYQKEDPKELSSGRENHQLDPSPNNVPLEAEQFQQASTSGLRVDSGPSTETPSTGGKNMLGSRRPGESRRSGEKRRTKTEKTIGLEVLRQHFAGSLKDAAKSIGVCPTTLKRICRQHGIMRWPSRKIKKVGHSLKKLQLVMDSVQGAQGTIQLDSFYTSFPELNSPNMSSNGPSLKSNEQSSHLNAQTENGIMAEENTAPRSPSSPCTKSSGSSNNNENTANILVSEDADAALNRAHSEVELHQVNQEETDCPGRTQSHKTLKEPRVLENSPSLPGSSNKSLRAGGAIKVKATFGEARIRFTLLPSCGFRELQQEIARRFNVDDVSWFDLKYLDDDKEWVLLTCEADLDECIDIYRLTQTQTIKISLNEASQVKLGGSFGSAGPS; from the exons ATGGAAGATGATGGTGGTGGCGATGGGGGAGAAGGAAATGGTGGGTTTTCACCTAATTCTAGCTTTGGGGCATTCCCTGACGCGGCcatggatttggattttatggATGAGCTCTTGTTTGATGGATGTTGGCTACAGACAACAGATAGTAAGAACTTGAACCAGGCTGAACAATCTGGTTCAGCTTCTACCGCCATGAATGACAATAGCACTTTCCTCTGCTTTGGTGAGAACCCATCTCAAGAtaatgaagaaacagagaacaaCGAATCAATGAATCAAGAATCTTTTAACCAGGCTGAAAAGTTTCTGCTCGAAGAAGCTGAGTTGGGAAAAGGTTGGTGGATTGCTCCAAGAGCAAGTGAAGGCCCTTCTTCATCTGTGAAGGAGAGACTATTACAAGCTATTAGCGGTCTTAATGAGACGGTGCAAGATAAGGACTTCCTGGTACAGATATGGGTGCCAGTTCAGCAGGAAGGGAAGAGCTTTCTGACCACTTGGGCTCAGCCACATTTATTCAACCAAGAATACTCCAGCCTTGCTGAATACAGACATGTTTCAGAGACTTATAATTTCCCGGCTGATGAGGGTATGAACGATTATGTGGGTCTTCCCGGTCGTGTTTTCTTGCAGAAGTTGCCTGAGTGGACTCCTGATGTGCGTTTCTTTAGAAGAGATGAATATCCACGCATTAAAGAAGCCCGCAAGTGTGATGTTCGTGGGTCACTTGCCCTTCCTGTGTTCGAAAGAGGGAGTGGGATTTGTTTGGGTGTTGTTGAGATCGTCACAACAACTCAGAAGATGAATTACCGTCAAGAACTTGAAAAGATGTGTAAAGCTCTTGAg GCTGTTGATCTAAGGAGTTCAAGTAACTTGAACACTCCAAGCTCTGAG TTTCTGCAGGTCTATAGTGATTTCTACTGTGCTGCATTACCTGAAATAAAAGATTTCTTGGCCACAGTCTGCAGATCATATGATTTGCCTCTAGCTTTGTCATGGGCCCCGTGTGCACCGCAAGGGAAACGTGGTTCACGACATTCTGATGAGAACTTCTCTCAATGTGTTTCAACAACCGATTCTGCTTGCTCTGTCCCAGATGAACAAAGCAAAAGTTTTTGGGAGGCATGCTCTGAACACCATCTGCTCCAGGGGGAAGGCATTGTTGGGAAAGCATTCAAGGCCACCAAGCTGTTTTTTGTGCCAGAAGTGACCACATTTAGCAAGACTAACTACCCTCTTGCGCATCACGCCAAGATATCTGGACTACATGCTGCTTTAGCAGTCCCATTAAAGAGCAAATCTGGCTTAGTTGAGTTTGTGTTGgaatttttctttccaaaagcCTGCCTCAACACTGAAGCGCAACAGGAGATGCTCAGGTCACTATCTGTGACGCTGCAGCAAGATTTCAGGAGTTCAAATCTTGTCATTGACAAAGATCTAGAGTTAGAAGTCGTATTGCCTGTTAGAGAGACAATGCTCTTCTCAGAAAACCCGGTAAGTGGAGCAGAAACCGCAGAGACTCTGACAGGAATTCAAATGCAAGAATCCTCATGGATATCCCACATGATAAAGGCAAACGAGAAGGGTAAAGATGTATCACTCTCCTGGGAGTACCAGAAAGAAGATCCCAAAGAGCTCTCATCTGGCCGGGAGAACCATCAGCTTGATCCGAGCCCCAATAATGTTCCTTTAGAAGCTGAGCAATTTCAGCAGGCATCAACATCAGGACTCAGAGTCGACAGCGGTCCAAGTACTGAAACACCTTCGACTGGTGGGAAAAATATGTTAGGCAGTAGGAGACCTGGAGAAAGTAGGAGATctggagaaaagagaagaacaaaaacagaaaagaccATTGGCTTGGAGGTTCTTCGACAACACTTTGCTGGAAGCCTCAAGGATGCAGCCAAGAGCATTGGTG TTTGTCCAACTACCTTGAAAAGGATATGCAGGCAGCACGGAATAATGCGATGGCCCTCCCGGAAAATCAAGAAGGTAGGGCATTCGTTGAAGAAACTCCAACTTGTTATGGACTCTGTTCAAGGTGCGCAGGGCACTATCCAACTTGATTCATTCTATACAAGCTTCCCAGAGTTGAACTCCCCAAATATGTCCAGTAATGGCCCTTCCTTGAAGAGTAATGAACAGTCAAGTCATTTGAATGCTCAAACTGAAAACGGTATTATGGCTGAGGAAAACACAGCACCAAGGTCACCATCATCTCCTTGCACCAAGAGCTCTGGTTCAAGCAACAATAATGAGAACACTGCAAACATTCTAGTTTCTGAGGATGCTGATGCGGCCTTAAATAGAGCTCATAGCGAAGTGGAACTGCATCAAGTGAATCAGGAGGAAACAGATTGTCCTGGAAGAACTCAGAGCCATAAAACATTAAAGGAGCCTCGTGTTCTTGAAAATTCACCTTCATTACCGGGTAGTAGCAACAAGAGCTTAAGAGCTGGAGGTGCCATCAAAGTGAAAGCGACATTTGGTGAGGCTAGAATACGGTTTACCTTGCTCCCGAGTTGCGGCTTCAGAGAGCTGCAGCAAGAGATTGCTCGGCGTTTCAACGTAGATGACGTTTCCTGGTTTGATCTTAAGTACCTGGATGATGATAAGGAGTGGGTTCTACTGACATGTGAAGCGGATCTCGACGAATGTATCGACATATATAGATTAACGCAGAcccaaacaattaaaataagtCTGAACGAAGCTTCTCAAGTCAAGTTGGGTGGTTCTTTTGGTAGCGCTGGTCCTTCCTGA
- the LOC104708343 gene encoding probable inactive receptor-like kinase SSP translates to MGGCCFSTPLENEQPNNGFSDWPFTEFLLSDLTSATNNFSSDEIISENAEESSNVVYKGLLSEDLGFVAVKRFKNSDWSDHEEFEEDAKALGELKHKRLVKLFGYFCDEDERLLVSEFMPNDTLAKRLFHPKNKAMEWSVRLRVAYHIAEALEYCNSEGFASYSNLSAYSVLFDKDGDACLSSFGLIKRIKYDRSQRTRGIVSPKSVTYRFGTILVNMLTGKQTPPSNAPEMIHGKDVTELMDPNLKGKFCTEEAAVVLKLASECFQCEARKSLITKELVATLQALRSKRQIPYIQMLELGKPQEVEAAYVEPLQEMPIFSEMAKQNEETSSSSQQQQLPH, encoded by the exons ATGGGTGGCTGTTGCTTCTCTACGCCTCTCGAGAATGAACAACCAAACAATGGATTCAGTGACTGGCCTTTCACAGAGTTCTTACTCTCTGATCTCACGTCTGCGACCAATAACTTCAGTTCCGACGAGATCATATCAGAGAACGCAGAGGAATCTTCTAATGTCGTCTACAAGGGTCTTTTATCAGAGGATCTTGGCTTCGTGGCTGTCAAGAGATTCAAGAATTCGGATTGGTCTGACCATGAAGAATTTGAG GAAGACGCAAAAGCACTTGGGGAGCTAAAGCACAAGAGACTCGTCAAGTTGTTCGGATATTTCTGCGATGAAGATGAAAGGCTTCTTGTTTCAGAGTTTATGCCCAATGATACTCTTGCTAAGCGTTTGTTCCATC CAAAAAATAAAGCCATGGAGTGGTCAGTGAGGTTGCGTGTGGCGTATCATATAGCCGAAGCATTGGAATATTGCAATAGTGAAGGTTTTGCATCATACAGTAACTTAAGTGCATACTCGGTTCTGTTTGATAAG GATGGTGATGCCTGTCTTTCCAGTTTCGGATTGATAAAAAGGATAAAGTATGATCGAAGTCAGAGAACAAGAG GAATTGTGAGCCCTAAAAGTGTGACATACAGAtttggtactatccttgtgaaTATGCTAACTGGAAAGCAAACTCCTCCAAGCAAT GCTCCTGAGATGATACACGGAAAGGATGTAACTGAGTTAATGGATCCAAATCTGAAGGGAAAGTTCTGTACGGAAGAAGCTGCCGTAGTTTTGAAACTCGCCTCTGAATGTTTTCAGTGCGAGGCTAGAAAGAGTCTCATCACAAAAGAGCTTGTTGCAACACTTCAAGCCTTGCGATCTAAAAGACAA ATTCCATATATTCAAATGCTTGAACTGGGAAAGCCGCAGGAGGTGGAAGCAGCATATGTTGAACCCTTGCAAGAA atgCCAATTTTTTCTGAAATGGCAAAGCAGAACGAGGAGACATCATCTTCTAGTCAACAGCAACAGCTTCCACACTGA
- the LOC104791325 gene encoding zinc finger protein ZAT2-like → MSNSSNSDPNFDIPFASSDVPLPSYNQKPRRKRTKLTNNEPGSSFSPSPRPNPVKKPLDSDAPPQIARPCTECGKQFGSLKALFGHMRCHPERQWRGIIPPPDHKRGTNATAASSSSNLNFVLNKSEEEDHNIASCLLLLAKRPVVLSSSSGVEGRFECGGCKKVFGSHQALGGHRATHKDVKGCFAASNSTEDPSPPQEIVGQDKGKSVKLVSGMNHRCQICLRVFSSGQALGGHMRCHWEKDQEEHQVRAIDLNVPAATSPPDTSIGCSLDLRLGL, encoded by the coding sequence ATGTCGAACTCTTCGAACTCCGATCCCAATTTCGACATCCCATTTGCTTCCTCCGATGTACCTCTTCCGAGTTACAATcaaaaaccaagaagaaaacGTACTAAACTCACCAACAACGAACCtggttcttctttttctccttctccaaggCCTAATCCGGTCAAGAAACCGCTGGACTCTGACGCTCCTCCACAAATCGCACGGCCATGTACTGAATGTGGTAAACAATTCGGGTCACTGAAGGCACTCTTTGGACACATGAGATGTCACCCTGAACGTCAGTGGCGTGGCATCATCCCTCCTCCGGACCACAAACGTGGGACTAACGCAACCGCCGCGTCATCATCCTccaatttgaattttgttttaaataaatccGAGGAGGAAGATCATAACATAGCCTCTTGCTTACTATTGTTGGCTAAACGTCCTGTTGTCTTGAGCAGTTCAAGTGGAGTTGAGGGACGGTTCGAGTGTGGAGGTTGTAAGAAAGTGTTTGGGTCACATCAAGCGTTGGGCGGACATAGAGCAACACATAAAGATGTGAAAGGATGTTTTGCCGCTTCAAACTCAACCGAAGATCCTTCTCCTCCTCAGGAGATCGTTGGTCAAGACAAAGGCAAGAGTGTGAAGTTGGTCTCTGGAATGAATCATCGATGTCAAATCTGTTTAAGAGTGTTCTCGAGTGGTCAAGCGTTAGGTGGTCACATGAGATGTCATTGGGAGAAAGATCAGGAAGAGCACCAAGTCAGGGCAATTGATCTTAATGTTCCTGCGGCGACATCTCCTCCTGACACATCGATAGGTTGTTCTTTAGATCTTAGGTTAGGACtttga
- the LOC104791406 gene encoding isocitrate dehydrogenase [NAD] regulatory subunit 2, mitochondrial isoform X1, with protein MSRQTFSLLKNLRSISTGSRIQTRSVTYMPRPGDGKPRPVTLIPGDGVGPLVTNAVEQVMEAMHAPVYFEPFEVHGDMKSLPEGLLDSIKKNKVCLKGGLKTPTPVGGGVSSLNVSLRKELDLFASLVNCFNLPGLASRHENVDIVVIRENTEGEYAGLEHEVVPGVVESLKVITKFCSERIAKYAFEYAYLNNRKKVTAVHKANIMKLADGLFLESCQEVAKKYPSIAYNEIIVDNCCMQLVARPEQFDVMVTPNLYGNLVANTAAGIAGGTGVMPGGNVGAEYAVFEQGASAGNVGKDTTEEQKNANPVALLLSSAMMLRHLQFPSFADRLETAVKRVISEGKCRTEDLGGNSTTQEVVNAVIANLD; from the exons ATGTCTCGTCAAACGTTTTCTCTACTGAAGAATCTTCGTAGCATCAGCACCGGTTCTAGAATTCAAACCCGATCCGTGACTTACATGCCCAGACCCGGCGACGGGAAACCAAGACCGGTGACTTTAATCCCAGGAGACGGAGTTGGTCCGTTGGTTACAAACGCGGTTGAACAAGTGATGGAAGCGATGCACGCTCCGGTTTACTTCGAACCGTTCGAAGTACACGGAGATATGAAGAGCTTACCTGAAGGGTTATTAGATTCGATTAAGAAGAACAAAGTTTGTTTAAAAGGTGGGCTTAAGACTCCAACACCTGTAGGTGGTGGTGTGAGCTCTCTCAATGTTAGTTTGAGGAAGGAGCTTGATCTCTTTGCGTCTTTGGTCAACTGTTTCAATTTGCCTGGTTTAGCTTCTCGTCATGAGAACGTTGATATTGTTGTGATTAGAGAGAACACTGAAGGTGAATATGCTGGGCTTGAACATGAGGTTGTTCCTGGTGTTGTTGAGAGCCTTAAG GTGATCACAAAGTTTTGTTCGGAGCGTATTGCAAAGTATGCGTTTGAGTATGCTTACTTGAACAATAGGAAGAAAGTTACGGCAGTGCACAAGGCCAACATCATGAAACTGGCTGATGGTTTGTTCTTGGAATCTTGTCAAGAGGTTGCTAAGAAGTATCCAAGTATAGCCTACAACGAAATCATTGTTGATAACTGTTGTATGCAACTTGTAGCAAGGCCAGAGCAATTCGACGTCATG GTAACGCCCAATCTTTATGGTAATCTAGTTGCAAACACTGCTGCTGGTATTGCTGGAGGCACTGGAGTCATGCCTGGAG GAAATGTTGGGGCGGAGTATGCAGTCTTTGAGCAAGGTGCATCAGCAGGAAACGTAGGGAAGGACACGACGGAAGAGCAAAAGAATGCAAACCCTGTGGCTTTGTTACTCTCATCAGCAATGATGCTTAGACACCTTCAGTTCCCTTCCTTTGCTGACAGGCTTGAAACCGCTGTGAAGCGTGTTATCTCCGAAGGAAAATGCCGGACTGAAGATCTAGGCGGAAACAGTACTACACAAGAGGTCGTTAACGCGGTTATTGCCAATTTGGATTGA
- the LOC104791346 gene encoding probable inactive receptor-like kinase SSP isoform X2, which produces MGGCCVSTPLENDQPPPQQQPQTQHVERKNDEVKNDEGFVNWPFTEFFLSDLTMATKNFSSDEIISESAEESPNVVYRGHLSENLGFVAIKRFKNTPWPDHEDLEVEAQDAAELKHKRLVKLLGYCSDGDERFLVSEFMPNDTLAKRLFHQKNMEWSMRLRVAYHIAEALDYCITSGFAMYDNLRANSVLFDKDDDACLSCFGLVREVTDYDPRPTGSVNTESVTYRFGTILVNLLTGMQTSPSHVPEMINGKDVTDLMDPNLKGKFSKEEATVILKLASECLQWKNRKSLISKEVVATLEALQAKNEVPSAEMVELAKRQDVASSSQQQEAEPLHEVPSSEKTKQQEEASSSSQQQQT; this is translated from the exons ATGGGTGGTTGTTGCGTCTCAACGCCTCTCGAGAACGATCAACCTCCTCCGCAACAGCAGCCGCAGACTCAGCACGTCGAACGCAAGAACGACGAAGTGAAGAACGACGAGGGATTCGTCAACTGGCCATTCACAGAGTTCTTCCTCTCCGATCTCACGATGGCGACCAAGAACTTCAGTTCCGACGAGATCATATCAGAGAGCGCTGAAGAATCTCCTAATGTCGTCTACAGGGGTCACTTATCAGAGAATCTTGGCTTCGTCGCTATCAAGAGATTCAAGAATACGCCTTGGCCTGACCATGAGGACCTTGAG GTAGAGGCACAAGATGCTGCGGAGCTAAAGCACAAGAGACTCGTCAAGTTGTTAGGATACTGCAGCGATGGAGATGAAAGGTTTCTTGTTTCAGAGTTCATGCCTAATGATACTCTTGCTAAGCGTTTGTTCCATC AGAAAAACATGGAATGGTCAATGAGGTTGCGAGTGGCATATCATATAGCTGAAGCATTAGATTACTGTATCACTTCAGGTTTCGCAATGTACGATAACCTAAGAGCTAACTCGGTTCTGTTTGATAAG GATGATGATGCATGTCTTTCCTGTTTCGGTTTAGTGAGGGAGGTCACTGATTATGATCCAAGACCAACAG GAAGTGTGAACACTGAGAGTGTGACATACAGATTTGGTACCATCCTTGTGAATCTGCTAACCGGAATGCAAACTTCTCCAAGCCAT GTTCCTGAGATGATAAATGGAAAGGATGTTACGGACTTGATGGATCCAAATCTGAAGGGAAAGTTCTCTAAAGAAGAAGCTACTGTAATCTTAAAACTCGCCTCTGAATGTTTGCAGTGGAAGAATAGAAAGAGTCTCATCAGTAAAGAGGTTGTTGCAACACTTGAAGCGTTACAAGCTAAAAATGAA GTTCCATCTGCTGAAATGGTTGAACTGGCAAAGCGGCAAGATGTAGCATCTTCCAGTCAACAACAAGAAGCTGAACCCTTGCATGAA GTTCCATCTTCTGAGAAAACAAAGCAGCAGGAGGAAGCATCATCTTCGAGTCAACAGCAACAAACTTGA
- the LOC104791406 gene encoding isocitrate dehydrogenase [NAD] regulatory subunit 2, mitochondrial isoform X2, whose translation MSRQTFSLLKNLRSISTGSRIQTRSVTYMPRPGDGKPRPVTLIPGDGVGPLVTNAVEQVMEAMHAPVYFEPFEVHGDMKSLPEGLLDSIKKNKVCLKGGLKTPTPVGGGVSSLNVSLRKELDLFASLVNCFNLPGLASRHENVDIVVIRENTEGEYAGLEHEVVPGVVESLKFCSERIAKYAFEYAYLNNRKKVTAVHKANIMKLADGLFLESCQEVAKKYPSIAYNEIIVDNCCMQLVARPEQFDVMVTPNLYGNLVANTAAGIAGGTGVMPGGNVGAEYAVFEQGASAGNVGKDTTEEQKNANPVALLLSSAMMLRHLQFPSFADRLETAVKRVISEGKCRTEDLGGNSTTQEVVNAVIANLD comes from the exons ATGTCTCGTCAAACGTTTTCTCTACTGAAGAATCTTCGTAGCATCAGCACCGGTTCTAGAATTCAAACCCGATCCGTGACTTACATGCCCAGACCCGGCGACGGGAAACCAAGACCGGTGACTTTAATCCCAGGAGACGGAGTTGGTCCGTTGGTTACAAACGCGGTTGAACAAGTGATGGAAGCGATGCACGCTCCGGTTTACTTCGAACCGTTCGAAGTACACGGAGATATGAAGAGCTTACCTGAAGGGTTATTAGATTCGATTAAGAAGAACAAAGTTTGTTTAAAAGGTGGGCTTAAGACTCCAACACCTGTAGGTGGTGGTGTGAGCTCTCTCAATGTTAGTTTGAGGAAGGAGCTTGATCTCTTTGCGTCTTTGGTCAACTGTTTCAATTTGCCTGGTTTAGCTTCTCGTCATGAGAACGTTGATATTGTTGTGATTAGAGAGAACACTGAAGGTGAATATGCTGGGCTTGAACATGAGGTTGTTCCTGGTGTTGTTGAGAGCCTTAAG TTTTGTTCGGAGCGTATTGCAAAGTATGCGTTTGAGTATGCTTACTTGAACAATAGGAAGAAAGTTACGGCAGTGCACAAGGCCAACATCATGAAACTGGCTGATGGTTTGTTCTTGGAATCTTGTCAAGAGGTTGCTAAGAAGTATCCAAGTATAGCCTACAACGAAATCATTGTTGATAACTGTTGTATGCAACTTGTAGCAAGGCCAGAGCAATTCGACGTCATG GTAACGCCCAATCTTTATGGTAATCTAGTTGCAAACACTGCTGCTGGTATTGCTGGAGGCACTGGAGTCATGCCTGGAG GAAATGTTGGGGCGGAGTATGCAGTCTTTGAGCAAGGTGCATCAGCAGGAAACGTAGGGAAGGACACGACGGAAGAGCAAAAGAATGCAAACCCTGTGGCTTTGTTACTCTCATCAGCAATGATGCTTAGACACCTTCAGTTCCCTTCCTTTGCTGACAGGCTTGAAACCGCTGTGAAGCGTGTTATCTCCGAAGGAAAATGCCGGACTGAAGATCTAGGCGGAAACAGTACTACACAAGAGGTCGTTAACGCGGTTATTGCCAATTTGGATTGA
- the LOC104791346 gene encoding probable inactive receptor-like kinase SSP isoform X1: MGGCCVSTPLENDQPPPQQQPQTQHVERKNDEVKNDEGFVNWPFTEFFLSDLTMATKNFSSDEIISESAEESPNVVYRGHLSENLGFVAIKRFKNTPWPDHEDLESHLFQVEAQDAAELKHKRLVKLLGYCSDGDERFLVSEFMPNDTLAKRLFHQKNMEWSMRLRVAYHIAEALDYCITSGFAMYDNLRANSVLFDKDDDACLSCFGLVREVTDYDPRPTGSVNTESVTYRFGTILVNLLTGMQTSPSHVPEMINGKDVTDLMDPNLKGKFSKEEATVILKLASECLQWKNRKSLISKEVVATLEALQAKNEVPSAEMVELAKRQDVASSSQQQEAEPLHEVPSSEKTKQQEEASSSSQQQQT; encoded by the exons ATGGGTGGTTGTTGCGTCTCAACGCCTCTCGAGAACGATCAACCTCCTCCGCAACAGCAGCCGCAGACTCAGCACGTCGAACGCAAGAACGACGAAGTGAAGAACGACGAGGGATTCGTCAACTGGCCATTCACAGAGTTCTTCCTCTCCGATCTCACGATGGCGACCAAGAACTTCAGTTCCGACGAGATCATATCAGAGAGCGCTGAAGAATCTCCTAATGTCGTCTACAGGGGTCACTTATCAGAGAATCTTGGCTTCGTCGCTATCAAGAGATTCAAGAATACGCCTTGGCCTGACCATGAGGACCTTGAG TCCCATCTTTTTCAGGTAGAGGCACAAGATGCTGCGGAGCTAAAGCACAAGAGACTCGTCAAGTTGTTAGGATACTGCAGCGATGGAGATGAAAGGTTTCTTGTTTCAGAGTTCATGCCTAATGATACTCTTGCTAAGCGTTTGTTCCATC AGAAAAACATGGAATGGTCAATGAGGTTGCGAGTGGCATATCATATAGCTGAAGCATTAGATTACTGTATCACTTCAGGTTTCGCAATGTACGATAACCTAAGAGCTAACTCGGTTCTGTTTGATAAG GATGATGATGCATGTCTTTCCTGTTTCGGTTTAGTGAGGGAGGTCACTGATTATGATCCAAGACCAACAG GAAGTGTGAACACTGAGAGTGTGACATACAGATTTGGTACCATCCTTGTGAATCTGCTAACCGGAATGCAAACTTCTCCAAGCCAT GTTCCTGAGATGATAAATGGAAAGGATGTTACGGACTTGATGGATCCAAATCTGAAGGGAAAGTTCTCTAAAGAAGAAGCTACTGTAATCTTAAAACTCGCCTCTGAATGTTTGCAGTGGAAGAATAGAAAGAGTCTCATCAGTAAAGAGGTTGTTGCAACACTTGAAGCGTTACAAGCTAAAAATGAA GTTCCATCTGCTGAAATGGTTGAACTGGCAAAGCGGCAAGATGTAGCATCTTCCAGTCAACAACAAGAAGCTGAACCCTTGCATGAA GTTCCATCTTCTGAGAAAACAAAGCAGCAGGAGGAAGCATCATCTTCGAGTCAACAGCAACAAACTTGA
- the LOC104791337 gene encoding probable inactive receptor-like kinase SSP — MGGCCVSTPLVNDQPPPQQQPQTQHVERKNDEVKNDDGFVNWPFTEFFLSDLTTATKNFSSDEIISENAEESPNVVYRGHLSENLGFVAIKRFKNTPWDDPDYFAVDTETAAERKHKRLVKLLGYCYDEDVGVGLLVSEFMPNDTLANRLFHQKNMDWSMRLRVAYNIAEALDYCRIARAFSYDNLSANSVLFDKDGEACLSSFGLVTAIIRYNRREGGNVNTGNVTYRFGTILVNLLTGMQIAPSHAPEMINGKDVTELIDPTLNGKYSKEEATVILKLASECLQCNDFKERFITKEVFATLEALQAKKEVSSSEMTEDEPKQQEEASSSGQQQQLAP, encoded by the exons ATGGGTGGTTGTTGCGTCTCAACGCCTCTCGTGAACGATCAACCTCCTCCGCAACAGCAGCCGCAGACTCAGCACGTCGAACGCAAGAACGACGAAGTGAAGAACGACGACGGGTTCGTCAACTGGCCATTCACAGAGTTCTTCCTCTCCGATCTCACGACGGCGACCAAGAACTTCAGTTCCGACGAGATCATATCAGAGAACGCTGAAGAATCTCCCAATGTCGTCTACAGGGGTCACTTATCAGAGAATCTTGGCTTCGTCGCTATCAAGAGATTCAAGAATACGCCGTGGGATGATCCTGACTACTTCGCG gTAGACACAGAAACAGCTGCGGAGCGAAAGCACAAGAGACTCGTCAAGTTGTTGGGATATTGCTACGATGAAGATGTAGGAGTAGGGCTTCTTGTTTCAGAGTTCATGCCTAATGATACTCTCGCTAACCGTTTGTTCCATC AGAAAAACATGGATTGGTCAATGAGGTTGCGAGTGGCGTACAATATAGCCGAAGCATTGGATTACTGCAGAATTGCACGTGCTTTCTCGTACGATAATCTGAGTGCTAACTCTGTTCTGTTTGATAAG GATGGTGAGGCCTGTCTCTCCAGTTTCGGTTTAGTTACAGCGATCATCCGTTATAATCGAAGAGAAGGAG GAAATGTCAACACTGGGAATGTGACATACAGAtttggtactatccttgtgaaTCTGCTTACTGGAATGCAAATTGCTCCAAGCCAT GCTCCTGAGATGATCAATGGAAAGGATGTTACCGAGTTGATTGATCCAACTCTGAATGGAAAGTATTCTAAAGAAGAAGCTACCGTAATCTTAAAACTCGCCTCTGAATGTTTGCAATGCAATGATTTTAAAGAGAGGTTCATCACAAAAGAGGTTTTTGCAACACTTGAAGCCTTACAAGCTAAGAAAGAA GTTTCATCCTCTGAAATGACTGAAGACGAGCCAAAGCAGCAGGAGGAAGCTTCATCTTCTGGTCAACAGCAACAACTTGCTCCCTGA